One window from the genome of Callospermophilus lateralis isolate mCalLat2 unplaced genomic scaffold, mCalLat2.hap1 Scaffold_124, whole genome shotgun sequence encodes:
- the LOC143640146 gene encoding olfactory receptor 6B9-like codes for MSNPNNTWVAEFILLGFPELHHLQGLLFGSFLTIYVVTVLENLVIMGTIRASHQLHTPMYFFLANLSVLETFYTTVTVPKLLVSLLAGVGIISFSSCLTQLFLFLSLGSSECFLLSTMACDRYLAICHPLRYPALMGWRLCLYLALSSWLGGFLASFVSITLISHLRFCGPNVLNHFFCDISPLLQRSCLDTTTIETLDFVAALAVLATSLLVTVVSYAHILATVLRIPGRGSRQKAFSTCASHMVVVVIFYTTTIFMYAQPHAISSFNLNKLVSVVYSVVTPLLNPIIYCL; via the coding sequence ATGAGCAACCCCAACAACACCTGGGTGGCAGAATTCATCTTGCTGGGCTTCCCCGAGCTGCACCACCTGCAAGGATTGCTGTTTGGGTCATTCCTTACCATCTATGTGGTGACAGTCCTGGAGAACCTGGTCATCATGGGCACCATCAGGGCCAGCCACCAACTGCACACACCTATGTACTTCTTCCTGGCCAACCTGtcagtgctggagactttctACACCACAGTCACTGTCCCCAAGCTGCTGGTCAGCCTCCTGGCAGGAGTAGGGATCATCTCCttctcctcctgcctcacccagcTGTTCCTCTTCCTTTCACTAGGCTCCTCTGAGTGCTTCCTTCTGTCTACCATGGCCTGTGACAGGTACCTGGCCATCTGCCACCCACTACGCTACCCAGCCCTCATGGGCTGGAGGCTCTGCCTGTACCTGGCGCTCAGTTCCTGGCTTGGTGGCTTTCTGGCCTCCTTTGTGTCCATAACTCTCATCTCCCACCTCAGATTTTGTGGCCCCAATGTCCTCAATCACTTCTTTTGTGACATCTCACCCCTGCTGCAGCGGTCCTGTTTAGATACCACTACCATCGAAACACTGGACTTTGTGGCAGCCCTGGCTGTGCTTGCCACCTCCCTGCTGGTGACTGTGGTCTCCTATGCCCACATCCTGGCCACAGTGCTAAGGATTCCAGGGAGAGGCAGCCGCCAGAAGGCTTTCTCCACCTGCGCCTCGCACATGGTGGTGGTTGTCATCTTCTACACTACTACCATCTTCATGTATGCCCAGCCTCACGCCATCAGCTCCTTCAACCTCAACAAGTTGGTGTCTGTGGTCTACTCGGTTGTCACTCCCCTGCTCAACCCCATAATCTATTGCCTGTGA